One window of Triticum dicoccoides isolate Atlit2015 ecotype Zavitan chromosome 5A, WEW_v2.0, whole genome shotgun sequence genomic DNA carries:
- the LOC119299386 gene encoding protein PEP-RELATED DEVELOPMENT ARRESTED 1 homolog, chloroplastic-like — translation MAALSLSLAPPTAVLPCLPSRPAASLLRPRVPSRATLVVCLGAKPKVPLPIASPSPLGDDPAKWDPAECDALLRGGEQVASVLQEMLTLMEDMEMDGAFAPVAVELVAQGVIGNRVDEMESGFLLALDYMIQLAQKDGDDERNSLLEIVKQTVLDHLTKKCPPHVQVVGLLCQTEKKESRHELLRRVAAGGGVFENDKGLKCQIPGANLNDIANQADDLLESMETRPTIPDRKLLARLVIVREEARNMMGGGLLDERNDRGLNTLPQAEVNFLSKLVALKPGKAVEKMISDVMHGKEEGADNTESTNAGPNSDLEPSTGTSGRENATGRKPQPVRPGMFLETVSKVLGGIYAKNTSGITAQHLEWVHQTTLKVLQEMAF, via the exons ATGGCGGCCCTCTCCCTGTCCCTCGCCCCTCCCACCGCCGTGCTCCCCTGTTTACCCAGCAggcccgccgcctccctcctcaggCCGCGGGTCCCCTCCCGTGCTACCCTCGTCGTCTGCCTCGGCGCGAAGCCCAAGGTGCCCCTCCCCATCGCCTCGCCGTCCCCACTCGGGGACGACCCCGCTAAGTGGGACCCCGCCGAGTGCGACGCCCTCCTCCGCGGCGGCGAGCAGGTCGCCTCCGTGCTCCAGGAGATGCTCACGCTG ATGGAAGACATGGAGATGGATGGTGCATTTGCACCGGTGGCCGTGGAGCTGGTGGCTCAGGGAGTAATTGGGAATAGGGTTGATGAGATGGAGTCTGGCTTTCTACTGGCACTAGATTACATGATACAGCTCGCGCAGAAGGATGGTGATGATGAG CGTAACTCACTTCTTGAAATAGTCAAGCAGACAGTGCTAGACCATCTGACGAAAAAATGCCCTCCGCAT GTTCAAGTAGTTGGACTCCTTTGCCAGACTGAAAAGAAAGAGAGCAGACATGAATTACTACGTCGTGTAGCTGCCGGTGGTGGCGTGTTTGAAAATGATAAAGGCCTGAAGTGTCAAATTCCAGGAGCAAATCTCAATGACATTGCAAATCAGGCGGATGATCTGCTGGAG TCAATGGAAACCAGACCCACAATTCCTGATCGAAAACTTCTGGCCAGACTAGTTATAGTAAGAGAGGAAGCTCGAAATATGATGGGAGGTGGCCTTTTAGATGAAAGAAATGATCGTGGTCTCAATACCCTTCCTCAAGCAGAG GTGAACTTCTTGAGCAAACTGGTCGCTCTCAAGCCAGGGAAAGCAGTGGAGAAGATGATCAGTGATGTTATGCATGGCAAAGAGGAAGGTGCTGATAACACTGAAAGCACAAATGCCGGACCAAATTCTGACCTGGAACCTTCAACTGGGACATCTGGAAGG GAAAATGCAACAGGCCGCAAGCCACAGCCTGTCCGGCCTGGAATGTTCCTCGAGACAGTTTCTAAG GTCTTAGGCGGCATATATGCAAAGAACACATCTGGTATTACAGCACAACATCTAGAATGG GTACATCAAACAACACTGAAAGTTCTTCAGGAAATGGCCTTCTAG
- the LOC119297012 gene encoding myosin-2-like, whose protein sequence is MASSSSSLSSALSSMELMLDALRQRGIGKLEDKPKEEEPPALPTRPTVRGRPPSIHRPASDAPWSQRPPLAPLPPPPEEEEAREAERRAVELELERRAVRAEEEAKQKDDDVRLKEEEIAGLRQQVELYEARLAEWEAKMKAVEEELQRQTAALQMSQAAAAAAAARAEIGSTSHRREPTLSDGVAQAERAPAPTRAEEAAVKRGESLFRGASVKPQQQQPAVATVLSSNSKPSHAEHHLATEYARETQAFEHAARAVAEVKPGTMSVDELKMLRRQFAAWKKEYEARLRKTNAELKKRVHSEKSHDQQPAHGGRRRWCGWWRTIKAPKFRAPKRCCTCACAMKLPSFPSCKFPSLPSCKFPSLPSCSFSCCCFRRRR, encoded by the exons atggcgtcgtcctcctcctctctgtcgtcgGCGCTGAGCTCGATGGAGCTGATGCTGGACGCGCTCAGGCAGAGAGGGATAGGCAAGCTCGAAGACAAGCCCAaggaggaggagccgccggcgcTGCCCACGCGCCCCACCGTCAGGGGCCGGCCTCCTTCCATCCACAGGCCCGCCTCCGACGCGCCGTGGAGTCAGCGCCCACCGCTCGCCCCGCTCCCCCCACCGCCG gaggaagaagaagcgagggAGGCGGAGAGGCGTGCGGTGGAGCTGGAGCTGGAGAGAAGGGCTGtgcgggcggaggaggaggccaAGCAGAAGGACGACGACGTGAGGCTCAAGGAGGAGGAGATCGCCGGGCTGAGGCAGCAGGTGGAGCTCTACGAGGCCCGGCTCGCCGAGTGGGAGGCCAAGATGAAGGCCGTGGAGGAGGAGCTGCAGAGGCAGACCGCCGCGCTGCAGATGTctcaggctgctgccgctgctgcGGCGGCCAGAGCAGAAATCGGTTCCACGAGCCACCGCCGGGAGCCAACCTTATCCGACGGCGTTGCGCAGGCCGAGCGAGCTCCGGCGCCCACGAGGGCGGAGGAAGCGGCCGTGAAGCGGGGCGAGAGCCTGTTTCGAGGAGCGTCCGTGAAGCCCCAGCAGCAGCAGCCCGCCGTCGCCACCGTCCTTAGCTCGAA CTCGAAGCCGAGCCACGCGGAGCACCACCTCGCGACCGAGTACGCGCGGGAGACCCAGGCGTTCGAGCACGCcgcgagggcggtggccgaggtgaAGCCGGGCACCATGTCCGTCGACGAGCTCAAGATGCTGAGGCGGCAGTTCGCCGCCTGGAAGAAGGAGTACGAGGCGCGGCTGCGCAAGACAAACGCGGAGCTCAAGAAGCGCGTCCACTCGGAGAAGAGCCACGACCAGCAGCCTGCCCACGGCGGCCGGCGCCGGTGGTGCGGCTGGTGGAGGACGATCAAGGCGCCGAAGTTCAGGGCCCCCAAGAGGTGCTGCACTTGCGCCTGCGCCATGAAGTTGCCTAGCTTTCCCTCGTGCAAGTTCCCTAGCCTCCCCTCGTGCAAGTTCCCTAGCCTTCCCTCGTGTTCCTTCTCTTGCTGCTGCTTTCGCCGCCGCCGATAG